From a single Cotesia glomerata isolate CgM1 linkage group LG6, MPM_Cglom_v2.3, whole genome shotgun sequence genomic region:
- the LOC123267456 gene encoding uncharacterized protein LOC123267456, translating to MNAQVFFIGALVCCAISQISTSPVRDNGRNQPESYKEMGELHILMMSPDGSQSIMKPEDVLTLKFKLEENAAKMILYKLFDGKEFSHLMTDHQMQRLVNFDVIAIVSRDESDLLKRTGFGHIMVILEKDGTLKSFIYDLTLLEAIKQLPQNYPYNFSTSKNAYHTAFQNSNQSKIDFHL from the exons ATGAACGCTCAAGTATTTTTCATTGGTGCTCTTGTTTGCTGCGCAATCAGCCAG ATAAGTACATCTCCAGTACGAGACAATGGTCGTAATCAACCTGAATCTTACAAAGAAATGGGAGAGCTTCATATCTTAATGATGTCACCTGATGGATCTCAAAGCATAATGAAACCTGAAGACGTGCTTACTTTAAAGTTCAAACTCGAAGAAAACGCtgcaaaaatgattttatacaAATTGTTCGACGGAAAAGAATTTTCTCACCTGATGACAGATCATCAAATGCAACGCTTGGTCAACTTCGATGTGATTGCCATCGTATCGCGTGATGAATCTGATTTACTGAAACGAACAGGTTTTGGACACATAATGGTAATTCTCGAAAAAGACGGAACATTGAAATCATTCATTTACGATTTAACACTTCTGGAAGCAATCAAGCAATTGCCACAAAATTACCCGTACAACTTCTCCACATCGAAAAACGCTTATCATACAGCTTTCCAAAATTCAAATCAATCCAAAATAGATTTTCACCTTTGA